CTACGTCATCGGCTTCTCCTACCCGGTGGTTCCGCAGGGCCAGGCCCGCATCCGCGTGCAGCTGTCCGCCGCGCACTCGACCGAGGACGTGAACCGTGCGGTCGACGCCTTCGTGGCGGCCCGGACGGAGCTGGACGCCGAGCCGACCGCCTGACCGGTCCGGACATTTTGCGATAATCGTTCGCATGATCGAAGCGCGGCGGCTCCACATCCTCCGTGCGGTGGCCGACCATCGCACGGTGACGGCGGCTGCCGCCGCGCTGTACCTCACCCCGTCGGCCGTCTCCCAGCAGCTCACCGCGCTGGAACAGGAGACCGGCCACCGGCTCGTCGAGCGGAGCGCCAAGGGCGTACGGCTGACCCCGGCCGGCGAGATTCTGCTCGGCCACACCCACGCCGTCCTCGCCCAGCTGGAGCGGGCCGAGGCCGAGCTGGCGGCCTACGGCGCGGGTTCGGCGGGCACGGTGACGCTGGCCTCCTTCGCCACCGGCATCGGTCTGGTGGTCGCCCCCGCGCTGGCCCGGCTCGCGCGCACCGCACCCGGCATCCGGGTCCGCGTCCAGGATGCCGAGGGTGATGCCAGCCTGCCGATGGTCCTGGACCGGCAGGTCGATGTGGCGGTCGCCGTCGAGTACCGGGGCGCGCCCGACGCCGACGACCCCCGGCTCACGCCGATCCCGCTGTACGCCGAACCCTTCGACGCGGTCGTGCCGGTCACCCACCGGCTCGCCGGCGAGCGCGAGGTCCCGCTCGCCGAACTGGCCAAGGACCCGTGGATCGGCCCGTACCCCGGCAACCCCTGTCACGACGTGGTGGTCCTGGCCTGCGAGCATGCCGGATTCCAGCCCCGTCTGGAACACTCCTCGGACGACTTCCGCGCCGTCGTCGCGCTCGCCTCGGCCGACGCGGGTGTCGCTCTGGTGCCCCGATCGGCCCTGCGCGGCATGGATCTCGCGGGCGTGGTGGTCCGCCCGGTCGACGGGGTCGCCCCCACCCGCCGGGTCTTCGCCGCCGTCCGCCGGGGCGCGGAGGAGCACCCGTTGATACGCCCGGTACTGGACGCGCTGGTGGAGGCCGCGACAGTCGACTGAAGGGCGTCACGTCCCCCACGACGGACGGCGCTCATCTCTTATCCGGGATAGCATCCCGAATGTGGGAAGTGATGTCATGGATCCGGCGGACGCCCGCCTCGCCACCCGCCTGGCCGAGCTGCGGACCGAACACGGCTGGTCCCTGGATGAACTGGCGGAGCGCAGCGGCGTGAGCCGCTCCACGCTGTCCCGGGCCGAACGCGGCGAGATCAGCCCCACGGCCTCGATGCTGAACAGGCTGTGCAGTGTCTACGGCCGCACGATGTCCCAGCTGCTGAGCGAGGTCGAGGCGGAGCACGCGCTGCTGGTGCGTGCCGCCGAGCAGACCGTGTGGCAGGACGCGGCCTCCGGCTTCGTACGACGATCCGTGTCCCCTCCGCACTCCGGACTGCGCGGCGAACTCGTCGAGGGCCGGCTCGCGGCAGGCGCCGACATCGCCTATGACCGGCCGCCCATGCCCGGGCTGGAGCAGCACATCTGGGTCCTCGACGGATCGCTGGTGGTGACCGCACAGGACGTCGAGCACCGGCTCGCGGCCGGCGACTGCCTTCGGCTGCGGGTATGGGGTCCGACGCGGTTCAGGTGCCCAGGGCCCGACGCCGTGCGGTACGCGCTCGTGGTGGTGCTCCCGTGACCGCGATCGTCAGGCTGAGCGGGCCCGACGTACTCGCCCGCGCCGGGGAACTGGCCGATCTGCTGACCGACACCGTGCACCACGGGGCCTCCGTCGGCTTCCTGTCGCCACTCGACCGGGCCGAGGCCCTGGCCTGGTGGAAGGCGCGGGCGGACGCCGTCGAGACGGGTGGCCTCGCGGTGTGGACGGCATGCGCCGGGGACCGCGTGACGGGCACGGTGAGCCTCTCCTTCCCGGACAAGCCCAACAGCCGCCACCGCGCCGAGCTGGTCAAACTGATGGTGCACCGGGACGCCCGCGGCCAGGGCCTGGGGCGCAGGCTGCTGACCGCCGCCGAGCGGGCGGCCGTCGACGCCGGGGTCACCCTGCTCCACCTGGACACGGAGACCGGCAGCCCGGCCGAGTCCCTGTACAGCTCGGCGGGCTGGACGCGGGTCGGGGCCATACCGGACTACGCGGCGACACCGACGGGGGCACTGCACCCGACGACGATCTTCTACAAGCGGGTGGGGACCCTCGCGGACTGAGCCGTCGCCGGTTGTCAGTGGCGCCCGCTACCGTGCGGGACATGCCGGATGCCGAAGACGTACGCCGTATCGCCCTCTCCCTGCCGGACACGACGGAGAAGATCGCCTGGAGCATGCCCACGTTCCGGGTCGCGGGGAAGATGTTCGCCACGCTGCCCGAGGACGAGACGTCCATGGCGGTGCGCTGCCCCAAGGAGGAGCGGGACGAACTGGTCCTCGCCGAGCCCGGGAAGTTCTGGGTCGCCGGTCATGAGGCGCAGTTCGCGTGGATCCGGGTGCGCCTCGCCGCCCTGGAGAACGAGGCCGAACTGCACGACATCCTCGCCGACTCCTGGCGCCAGGCGGCCCCGTCGCGGCTCCTCGACCACCACCCGGAGCTGGGCCTGCCGACCGGGGACTGACCTGCGCGTTCGTACGACGCCGAGCGGCCGTCTCGCAAGCCACCGCTGAGCGGCACATAAACGGGTGCGCGACCACGGCCCCGAGTGCGGTATTGTTTCTGTGCACGTCGGGCCCGGGGAAACCCCAGGTCAGACGGCAAACGGGACGTGGCGCAGCTTGGTAGCGCACTTGACTGGGGGTCAAGGGGTCGCAGGTTCAAATCCTGTCGTCCCGACTTGCGAAGTAGCAGGTCAGAGGTCGTATCGGAGCACGCTGATACGACCTCTTGATCATTTCTTGGGACCATCGCGTACACTCCACGTTCCGCGCTCACCAGCCCGCTGGTGGCCGGGAGGCAGAGAGTGACCGACATTGACGATTCGACAGTCGCCGTGCCGGATGGTTCCGACGATCTGCCGTAGCACGACCTGACGGTCGGTCAATCAGGCGCCTTGGGACGTGCAAGCCCTTCCACGAGGCGGGGCCGGGAGTGCCGTCCGCATCCGTGCCTCGATAGCCCGGCTTGCGCTGGCCACATGGCGAATGAGTCGTGGTCCGCTTGGGCCCACTGGGGGCCTGGGCCCGTTTGCAGGCGGAGCAGTGCTCTTCGACCAAGCGCCTACCCATCGCGCTGATCACGGGGCTTGTGATCATCGCCGACTGCCGCCCCATTTCTCCGCCTCGCCGGGCACTATGCGTCGACGGTCCGGTCGCCTTGAAGCTCTTGCCGCTCGTGTCCATGGCTGGTCGCGGCATGACCAGTTCTTGGTGCCGCGCGGTACCCCGGTTGCCGGGGAATCGTCATGTACAGAACGCCGGCAACGTGGTCATGACATGCCAGGGGCGAGGCGTGGGTCACATGTTTGGTGTGGATGTCACACTCCGGGCGCTGCCGCGGCTCTCAGTATTCAGACACGGCAGGAGGTCCAATGATGTCCGACATCTCGTCGGCCGGCAGTGCCCGGGAGAGCGCGGTGGACACGGCTACCCGGGTGTTCGTCGAGCACCGAGAGTTGTTGTTCTCCATCGTCTACAACATGCTCAGCAGTGTCGTCGACACCGAGGACGTGCTCCAGGAGACATGGCTGTCGTGGGCGTCCAGAGGCGGGGCACCGGGCGCGGAGCGGATCGACAGCCCACGCGCCTATCTGGTGCGGATCGCGGTGAACAAAGCCCTCGCCCGCCAGGCCGCCATCAGCCGCCGTCGCGAGACCTATGTAGGTCCGTGGCTGCCCGAACCGCTCGTCACCTCCCTCGCCGACGGTCGTGCTCCCGGCGATGCCGAGGACGCCGCCGATACGGCCGAGCGCACCCAGTCGGTGTCCATGGCGCTGCTGGTCGTCCTGGAAACCCTCACCCCGCTGGAGCGCGCGGTGTTCGTCCTGCACGAGGTGTTCGGCTATGCCCATACCGAGACCGCTGACATCCTCGGCCGTAGTCCCGCGGCGGTACGCCAGCTTGCCCACCGTGCACGCGAGCATGTCCACGCCCGACGCCCCCGCTATCGGACCGACCCGCATCTGCGTCAACAGGTGACCGAGCGGTTCACGGCCGCGGTGTCCGGTGGCGACCTGCGGACGCTGCTGATGCTCCTGGCGCCGGATGTGACCTTGTGGGCCGATGGCGGAGGAAAGGCCACCGCCGCGGGTCCGTGCCCGGTCCGCGGCCGCGACAAGGTCGCCCGGCTACTGGCCAACGGGGCCACCCGCGCCCGCAGAGGCCTGGACATCCGCTACCGGCGGGTCAACGGCGATCCTTCGGCGCTGCTGTTCAGCGGCGACTCGCCCTTCGCCGTGCTGGTCCTCGACCTGGTCCCGGACGGCCGACAGGTCTGCGGCATCTACTTCGTCACCAATCCCGAAAAACTCGAAGGTCTCACCTGAGGCCGACTACCAGGAGACCTCGCCGGAGGCAGCCGAACCGCCGGATACGCGCACACACGTCCGGCGAGGCACAGGCTCCCGTCGGCCAAGAGGGTGAAGAGGACGGGGATGAAAAAGATCGAACTATCCGCCGGGACCATCGAATACGAGGACACCGGCGGCGACTGTCCTACGGTTGTGCTGTTGCACGGGCTCATGATGGATGCCTCGCTGTGGGCCGGGTCGATCAGTGATCTGTCCGCCGATCACAGGTGCGTGGCACCGACGCTGCCCCTTGGCGCGCATCGTCACGCGATGCGTGCGGATGCCGACCTGTCGCTGCCTGGGATGGCCCGGCTGGTCGCGGAGTTGCTCGACCGCCTGGATCTGCAGGACGTCACCCTCGTCGGCAATGACACTGGCGGGGCGATCGTCCAGCTGCTCATGTGCGAGGGCGCCGCGCGCGTGGGACGGGTCGTGCTCGCCTCGTGCGATGCGTTCGACAACTTCCCGCCAGGGCTGACAGGCAAGACGCTGATGCTCACCGGCAAGCTGCCGCCTCGGCTGTTCGGGCTGTTCATGCAACAGATGCGGCTTCGGGTGATCCGTCGGCTCCCGATCGCATTCGGGTGGCTGACCCTCCGAGGGGACGCTGCCACCGCCCGCTGGATGCTGCCGGTCATGAAGCGGCCTGAGATCCGTCATGACGCCGTGCGGACACTGCGAGCCGCTGGAGCGGACACCGGCCTTCTGGTGGCCGCGGCCGAACGCTTGCCCAGCTTCGAACGTCCCGCCCTTGTGGTATGGGCCAGCCGCGACCGCGTCATGCCGCCTGAACATGGCCGACGCCTGGCCGAACTCCTCCCGCACGGACGGCTGGTCGAGATGGGCGACAGCTACACCCTCATCCCGCTGGATCAGCCGGCCGGACTTGCCCAGGTGATCCGGGAGTTCACGCCAGGCCGCCTCTGACCCGGCCGGCGCCGACCAACGAGAGAGACGCGAGAGAGACGCGAGAGACGAGAGAGAAGAGACAACGGATGCAGCTCACGATCTTCGCAGCGACCGGTGGCATCGGCCGCCACCTTCTCGAACAGGCCGTTGCCGCGGGTCACGACGTCACCGCAGTCGTACGCAACCCACAAAGCCTGATCGGGTGGGTGGGGCGGGCGCGTGTGGTCACGGCTGACCTGGCCGCGCCGGACGCGGATGTGCTCGCGTCCGCCGTCGTCGGCAGGGACGCCGTCCTCTCCGGGCTCGGACCGCGCAAGCCGAGGTCCGAGGCGGGAGTCACCTCGCGGGGCACGAAGGCCATCGTGGCCGCGATGCAGGCGACCGGCGTGAAGCGCCTTGTGGTGGTCAGCGCCGCACCGATCGGCACCGTGCCGTCGCCGGGTCGGCCGAACCCGCCGAAACACGATGCCGGCGACGGGTTCTTCATGCGCCACCTGGGCAGCCGGTTCGCGCGAGCCATGTTCAGTGCGCACTACGCCGACCTCGCCCTGATGGAGGACATCCTTCGTGGGAGCGATCTGGACTGGACCATCTCACGACCGCCTCGACTGACCGACAAGCCCCTCACCGGCGTCTACCGGACGGCGTATGGGCAGAACGTCCGGGGCGGCTCGAAGGTCTCACGCGCCGACGTCGCCCATCACATGCTGCGGGTGCTCGATCAACCCGAAACGATCAAACAAACCATCGGCATCGCCGACTGACGAAGAAGTCGGCGCTGCGCCGCGGCGAGACACCGCGGGTCCGCCGTCCGCGCGGCGAACCCACCGCGACGCCGTTCGGGTACCCATCAGGACGCGACACAGTCGAGCGTTTGCCCAGGTCAGCAGTCTGATGGAGGCCGCCAGGGTCGATTTCTCGGGTTTCCGGGCCGGCCCTGGCAGGAGATCTTGAAAGTCGTCCATCACACCGAGGTTTTGGGATATCAACTCCTTCGCCGGGCGAGGAGTAGCGCCACGTCGTCGTTCGGTCCCCGGTTCAAGCCGCCGAGCAGTATGTCGCAGGTCTCCTCCAGGGGGAGCCGGGTGCCGCCCAACAGCCTCAACAGGCCCTGGAGTCCGGCCTCGATGGACTCTCCTCGCCTTTCCACCAGGCCGTCCGTGAACAGTGCGAGCAGCGTCCCTTCCGACAGTTCCCGCTCCTCGGCGCTGAACGGCACGCCACCCACCCCGAGTGGCGCACCGCTGGGTATGTCGAGGAGTTCGGCTTTCCCGGCCGGGTCCACCAGCACCGGCGGCAGGTGGCCTGCGCGCGAGAGTTCGCATCGGCCGCTTCGTGGGTCGCAGACGACGTAGAGGCAGGTGGCCATCGAGTCGGAGTCGCCGAGTGAGGCGGTGATGTCGTCGAGGTGATACAGCAGCTCGGCCGGAGGCAGGTCGAGCCGGGCGAGAGCGCGGGTGGCCGTACGCAGCTGGCCCATGATCGCCGCGGCGTGCACGCCCTTGCCCATCACATCGCCGACGACCAAGCCGACCCTGCCGTGTTTGAGCGGCAGCACATCGAACCAGTCCCCGCCTACCTCGCTGACCGCGGGCAGGTAGCGGCAGGCGACCTCGATACCGTCGCAGTTCGGTGGCTCCTGGGGGAGCAGGCTGCGCTGGAGGGTCAGCGCGGTGCTGCGCTCCTGCCCGTACAGCCGGGCGTTGTCGATGCAGATGGCGGCGCGCGCGGCCAACTCGGTGGCGAGCGTGAGGTCCTGGTCGTCGAACGCCCGGGCGTTCACTGTGCGGTAGAGGCTGAGCGTGCCCAGCACCTCGCCGCGGGCCATCAGCGGGGCGGCCAGATAGGAGTGGACCCCGGCCCGCCGGAGCGTCTCGGCCGCGGAATCGTCCCTGGCGATACGCCGCATCGTCGCGCCGCTCACCCGCTGCAGCAGGATCGGGCGCGCCTCTCGCACGCTCTGGGTGATCACCCGTGACGGACTGTACGACGCCGGCTCGCCGACGGGATCCGCGGCCGCGATCGCATCGGTGGGATAGCCCGCCGCGACGGCCAGTGCCCGGAAGCCGAGAGAGTCGCCCGCCTGCGGCGCGGCCGTGCCGCCGAGACCGGCCACCGAGTCGAGTACGTCGACGGCCGCGAGGTCGGCGAGCTCGGGAACGGCCACCCCTGCCAGCTCGCGCGCGGTCTGGCGCAGGTCCAGCGTGGTGCCGATACGCACACTGGCGTCGGCTATCACCGCCAACCGCTCCCGCGCTTTTGCGACCTCGGCCGTCGCTCGCTGCCTCTCGGAGACATCCAGCACCGCGATCGCCAGGCCCAGCACGCGTCCGTTCGCGTCCTCGATCCGGTGGTACGACTCCGAGTAGGTATGGTCCTCGCTGTCCGCGGCCGTCCGGCCGACGGTCTGCTGATCCAGCAGTGGCTGACCGGTCCGGAGGACCCGCCGCATCCGCGACTCGATGGCCTCCACATCCAGCGCCGGCAGCACCTCGCCGACGCGGCGGCCCAGCACCGCCTCCTCGGGCACGCCGTTGATCCGCTCCAGTGACGGGTTGACGCGCACCCACCGCAGTTCGGTGTCGAACACCGCGATGCCCACCGGCGACTGGTGGACCAGGGTGTGGGACAGGGCCAGGTCCCGCTCCACGTTCCGTACGGTCACGGCGTCGGCGCCCAGGCCCAGGGCATGGACGTCGCCGCGGGCATCGCGCAGCTGCATGGTGCGGAACTCCACACGGCGCGTCGAGCCGTCCTTGTGCCGCACCGGAAAGACTCCTGCCCAGCTCTCACCCGTGCACACGCGCTTGAACAGCTCGCGCGCCCGTGGCCGGTTCTCCGGTGCCACCAGCAGCCCGCCCGCGTTCCGGCCCAGTACCTCAGCAGCGGAGAAGCCGAGCAACCGCTCGGCCTCGGGGCTCCACAGCACGATCCGCCCGTCACTCCCCAGGACCACGGCGGCCACCCACAGCAGATCCAGCAGCCCGCCCGGCGCAGGAGTGCCATCCCCCAAGCCCTTGCCGGTCAGGGACTCTCGCTCAGGCATACCAGCCGCTCCTTCCGGCGGCAGCGCCGGAACCGCCCTGGGCCCATTTCGCGGTTCCCCCTGCCAGTCATACCCCTCCCGCGGGGACACCGCACGCCACGGTCGTCCAGGTCGGCCGACACCGGCGCATGCCGCTCGACACGCCGTGACGCCGTGGTGGCGGGCATCGTGGGTGTCGTAGCGTCCACCAGGACCGGACTGCCTGCTGGAGAAGGTCAGGGTCGGCGACACAGTGATCGGCAAAAACACTGGCGCCCTCGCCGGCGGCCCGAGCGGTCCGTAACGCCCCCAGGCCTCAGCGCCGAAGCCAGGATCTACAGGTGCCCTGCCCGGCCGATCCGGCCCCGGCGGTGCCGACTCGGCGGCCTCGTCAACGAGTACCAGCCAGCAGCCTGACGGCAGGCAGACGAGTGGCTTGGTCAACAGCCCGAACCAAAGTTTTCGCTCGGGACAGGGATGTCTTGCTCGGTCCAGATGCATTTGCCGTCGCGGAGGTAGCGGGCGCCCCAGCGTCTGGAGAGGGCGGCGACGAGTTGAAGGCCGCGACCGCCCTCGTCGGTGTAGGCGGCGTGGCGGATGCGCGGCGTGCTGAGGCTGCTGTCGTAGACCTCGCAGGTCAGGGAGCGGCTGCGCAGCAGTCGTAGGCGGATGGGGCCCTTGGCGTGCCGGATCACGTTGCCGATCAGCTCGCTGGCCAGCAGCTCGGTGGTGATCGCGAGATCGTCCAGTCCCCAGGCGGCCAGTTGCGCGCGGACGAATTCGCGGGCCTGTCCGGCCGCGCGGGGATCCTCCGGGAGGATGCAGGAGGCGACATCACCGGCGTCGATGGCCCGCGTGTGGGCGATCAGCAGCGCTGCGTCGTCGTTCGTCCGGCCATGGTCGGGAAGCAGGGCCGAGACCACGGCGTCGCACAGGTCGTCGAGGTGCTGGACGTCGTCGACCTCGTCCCGCGCCGTGAAGGTGGGCACCGCATGCTGGGCGAGGATCTGTTGCAGTCGGGCCAGTCCTCGGTCGACGCTCTGGGTGGCGGATTCGACGAGCCCGTCGGTGCACAGGACCAGCAGGCTTTCCTCAGGCAGAAGCAGCTGGTGCGTTTCGAACGGCGGCTCGGCGGCCCCGAGCGGCGGGTCGGCGGCCAGGTCGGGCCTGTGGACGGTGCCATCGGGATGGACGATGACCAGCGGGGGATGACCGGCCAGGGAGAATGAGCATATCCGGGTGATCGGGTCGAAGACGGCGTACAGGCAGGTGGCGTAGCAGTCCTCGCCCAGATCGGTGACCAGGTCATTGAGACGACTGAGCAACTCGTCAGGGGGTATGTCCAGGTCGGCGAGGGTGCGCACGGCGGTGCGCAGCTGGCCCATGGTGGCCGCTTCGGGAATGCCGTGCCCCATGACGTCGCCGATCACCATGGCGACCCTGTCCGCGGACAGCGGGATCATGTCGTACCAGTCGCCACCGACTTGCTCGCCCCGGCCCGCGGGCAGGTAGCGGGCGGCGGCGCAGGCGGCAGGCAGGCGGGGCAGCGTCCGGGGAAGCAAGCCACGCTGCAGCCCCTGTGCCCGGGCGTGCTCCACGTCGTACAACCGGGCCCGCCCCAGCGACTGGCCGGCCAGACCACTCAGCGCGGTCAGCAGCGTACGCTCCTCGTCGCTGAAGGAACGCGGCTGAGCGAAAGACACCAAACACATGCCGATGGAGCGCCCGGAGGCGATCATGGGCAAGAACGCCCACGCGTTCTTCTTGGCCGCCGACGGAATATGCTCCAGCGCTGGATAGCGCTGGCAGTACTCTGCGGCTGACTCGATGAACCGGGGAGTGCGATTCCCCAGCACGTCGGTGGCCACGGGGTAGTCGGCTACCAGGATCCCGTCGAGCAGGCTGAGGAGTTCCTGTGTGTATCCGGCGGAGCCGACCACACGTTGTCGGCCGCCTTCGAAGACCCAGAATATGAGCCCGTCGGCGCCGAATGGGGGCAGGACGTGCGCCGCGACGGCCTGTACGACTTCCCGCGAGGTGAGCGCCTCGGCGAGTGCCGAGGTCAGTTTGCCCATTCGGACCGTCTGCTCGGAGCCGGCCTCCGAACCACGGACGGGCAGCCTGCCAGGCAACTCCTCCAGGCATGCGGCGGCCCATCCCGCCACCGAATGCAGAAAGGATCGCTGCACCTCATCCGGCTCGCCGGCCCCTTCCATGATCACGGACAGCACACCTATCGGCCCATCGGCACCGAGGAGGGGCACCGCTGCCGTGCCGGCTGCCCCCATGCCCAGGCTGTCCCCGACCACCCAGGCATAGTCACCGCGCCGCATGGCGTGTGCGGGCGCCACGTCCTGCTCGTCGGAGAGATCCGCCCATGCCTCGGCGCTCTCCGCAGCCAACCCGCTGGCCGCAACCAGGTGCAGCCGGCGAGCAGCAGGGTCGCACCAGTGCAGGAACGCGCCCCGGCCGTCCAGGCACTCCGTGGCCTTGAGCGCCAGCGTCAGTGCCTCCGCGCCTCGCAGCGCTTTGTACGAAGCGGAGGGAAAGCCCAGCCCTGACTGCTGGTGGTGGCTCCCGGCTTTGGCTGTCGCAGGTGCCAACTCGTCTCCTGCTCACTCCTGGGTCACGGACCTGGACATGCGGTGACGGATAGCCCCGCAAATCAGGCAAACACCACTAAACATTACCTTGCCGCCGGTCCATATCCGTCTGGCCCTGCGCCGCAGGGGACGTCCGGGTTGCTGTCGGCGTCGGCCTGCCGGACCAGCAGCCCTGCTGCGCACGGATCAGCGTCTGAGAGGGCGCGTCACATGAATGCGTTCGCCGCACCGGCACTTGCTGCACCGCCCGCGAGCCCTTTCGCACGACACTGATCAACTGCCGGCTCGGGTCGATGTCACGCTGCCGGATGCCGGTCAGCTCCGGAGCCGACCAGCTTCTGTGCGGGGCGGAGGCCTTTTCTCAGAGATGGGAAGGCGGCCTTTGCCATGCCTGCGAACAGGCGCCGTGTCCTGGACCGGGATCACGGCACGCTCAGGGGCGCGTCGTCCTCTGGCGCGGGTAGCGCGCGGTGACGTCGGCGAGGTAGCCGCGGAGCATGATCCGGGCCTCGTCGAGGAGGTCCGCGTCGCCCTCGGGGTCGCGGCGGAAGGCTTCCTGGGCGAGCGCGTCGGCGGCGAGGACCGCGGCATGGCAGGCACGGCCGAGCGCCTCGCCGTCGTGGGCGACGCCGAGCGCGAGCAGGACGCGGCGGACCCCGTCGGCCATCCGGCGCTTGTGCTCGCGATCCGCGCCCCGGGTCCGCTCGGTCAGGCCGTTTCCGAACCACAGGGCCCGAAAGCCGTGTTCGGCGCGGTAGATCGCGGCGTACGCGTCGATGAGCACGCCGACCGGGTCGTCCCACCGCCGGTCCGCCGCGGCGCGGACGACATCGTCCATAACGGCTTCGAGTTTGGTGAAGTAGCCGGCCGCGAGGGCGTCGATGATCGCGTCGCGGTCGGGCAGGTACTGGTACAGCGAGCCGACCGACACCTGCGCCTCGGCCGCGACGCGCGTCGTGGTGAGCGCCTCGACGCCCTCCTGGACCAGGACGCGCTCCGCGGCCTGAAGGACCCGGGCGAGACGGGCCTTGCTGCGCGCCTGCTGAGGAGTGCGACGCAGAGGGGTGACGCCGGCGCCGTCGACGTCCGCGGTCGGCTCGCCCACGCTTGGCCTCCGAAAGTGAACGTGACTTTGTTTCAGGTTTACGTTACCGTCGCGTACATGACCGACTCAAGCTCCATGCTGGGTCAGGAGCGGGCCGCCGTGGCGGCCGCCTGCCGCCGTCTGGGGGCGGAGGGCCTGCTCATCGGCACGGCCGGAAATGTCAGCGTGCGCGCGGGGGAGCGGGTCGCCATCACCGCGACCGGAGCGGTGCTCGCCCACCTGACTCCGGATCAGGTGACCGTGGTCGACCTCGACGGAAAGGTCGTGGCCGGGAACCTGCAGCCGACCTCGGAGCTGGAGCTGCATCTTGGCGTCTACCACCGCTACGGCGCCGGCGCGGTCGTGCACACCCATGCCCCGATGGCGACCGCCCTCTCCTGTGTGCTCGACGAACTGCCCTGCATCCACTACCAGTTGCTCGCCCTGGGCGGCACCGTGCGGGTGGCGCCGTACGCCACCTTCGGCACCC
The Streptomyces sp. CGMCC 4.7035 DNA segment above includes these coding regions:
- a CDS encoding SpoIIE family protein phosphatase: MAPATAKAGSHHQQSGLGFPSASYKALRGAEALTLALKATECLDGRGAFLHWCDPAARRLHLVAASGLAAESAEAWADLSDEQDVAPAHAMRRGDYAWVVGDSLGMGAAGTAAVPLLGADGPIGVLSVIMEGAGEPDEVQRSFLHSVAGWAAACLEELPGRLPVRGSEAGSEQTVRMGKLTSALAEALTSREVVQAVAAHVLPPFGADGLIFWVFEGGRQRVVGSAGYTQELLSLLDGILVADYPVATDVLGNRTPRFIESAAEYCQRYPALEHIPSAAKKNAWAFLPMIASGRSIGMCLVSFAQPRSFSDEERTLLTALSGLAGQSLGRARLYDVEHARAQGLQRGLLPRTLPRLPAACAAARYLPAGRGEQVGGDWYDMIPLSADRVAMVIGDVMGHGIPEAATMGQLRTAVRTLADLDIPPDELLSRLNDLVTDLGEDCYATCLYAVFDPITRICSFSLAGHPPLVIVHPDGTVHRPDLAADPPLGAAEPPFETHQLLLPEESLLVLCTDGLVESATQSVDRGLARLQQILAQHAVPTFTARDEVDDVQHLDDLCDAVVSALLPDHGRTNDDAALLIAHTRAIDAGDVASCILPEDPRAAGQAREFVRAQLAAWGLDDLAITTELLASELIGNVIRHAKGPIRLRLLRSRSLTCEVYDSSLSTPRIRHAAYTDEGGRGLQLVAALSRRWGARYLRDGKCIWTEQDIPVPSENFGSGC
- a CDS encoding TetR/AcrR family transcriptional regulator, producing the protein MGEPTADVDGAGVTPLRRTPQQARSKARLARVLQAAERVLVQEGVEALTTTRVAAEAQVSVGSLYQYLPDRDAIIDALAAGYFTKLEAVMDDVVRAAADRRWDDPVGVLIDAYAAIYRAEHGFRALWFGNGLTERTRGADREHKRRMADGVRRVLLALGVAHDGEALGRACHAAVLAADALAQEAFRRDPEGDADLLDEARIMLRGYLADVTARYPRQRTTRP
- a CDS encoding class II aldolase/adducin family protein; its protein translation is MTDSSSMLGQERAAVAAACRRLGAEGLLIGTAGNVSVRAGERVAITATGAVLAHLTPDQVTVVDLDGKVVAGNLQPTSELELHLGVYHRYGAGAVVHTHAPMATALSCVLDELPCIHYQLLALGGTVRVAPYATFGTPELAESVLAALEGRSAALMANHGALTHAPTLDKAVEDALLLEWACGVYQHAAAVGRPRVLDEQQQLAVIEAALARDYGTTRPVPPVHEESR